A window of the Actinomycetota bacterium genome harbors these coding sequences:
- a CDS encoding DUF4012 domain-containing protein: protein MGPRARRIIGWPPTKAKLLRLGVGVVTVGWIVGVATSATAARAAYADATARLGPATQAAERGDQEALERELTAARAAVGNAQASLRSVWLRPLEVIPVLGRTVRAARMVGESAVMGADAALVGTRALRGLISGSEGISLDHFDPKGWEPARAGLTDAERRLTLALRQAENAPGSGVFGPVARARSKAIRDLRRLNEATSDAAAGARLGAHVFASGRPRAFLLVVQNLAEARATGGLVGGYALLEARGGEIHLKTVASNVQIPPLPIKDSIPMPKWYRKRYDKFASRAYWSNSTMEPDFRVTGKVLAGLFERQHGRAVDGVISVDPIALQDLLRATGPIAGSDGVRLDGDTFASFFMNGAYVKYPSGGTNGDRKQVFERLAVDVWKAALEHRDAAALFRALADTAPRRHLMVWLADASAERDAERLDIAGSFRAPGSSIGVVTQNASASKIEYYLRRAFSVRAQVRAAEVSWRARIKLTNHAPSGGLPNVILGPDMATSPGAPPGQNHAYVSVYVSPTARVRRFVFAGKPVDYTVEHVPGATVISAFVDIPPRSSRIADVWWTEPRTADSISLTVMRQPTVAPDRLSVEFTDATAGNLKCVGSLPAVGACKWAGLLDGPLEFHASQAKSWWRF from the coding sequence GTGGGGCCGCGCGCGCGCCGCATCATCGGGTGGCCGCCTACGAAGGCGAAGTTATTGCGTCTGGGTGTCGGCGTGGTCACCGTCGGCTGGATCGTCGGTGTCGCGACCAGCGCGACCGCCGCGCGCGCGGCGTACGCGGACGCAACCGCCCGGCTGGGCCCGGCCACGCAGGCCGCCGAGCGCGGAGATCAGGAGGCCCTGGAGCGAGAGCTGACGGCGGCGCGCGCCGCGGTCGGCAATGCTCAAGCGAGTCTGCGTTCGGTCTGGCTGCGACCGCTTGAGGTGATCCCGGTGCTCGGTCGGACGGTTCGCGCGGCACGTATGGTGGGGGAGAGCGCCGTAATGGGGGCCGATGCCGCCCTGGTAGGCACCCGGGCCTTGCGGGGTTTGATCTCCGGCAGTGAGGGCATTTCGCTCGATCACTTCGATCCCAAGGGCTGGGAACCGGCGCGCGCCGGCTTGACGGATGCCGAGCGGCGACTGACCCTGGCGCTGCGACAGGCGGAGAACGCGCCGGGCTCGGGGGTGTTCGGTCCCGTAGCGCGCGCGCGCTCAAAGGCCATTCGCGATCTTCGGCGGTTGAACGAGGCGACCTCGGACGCGGCGGCCGGCGCGCGCCTGGGTGCTCACGTGTTTGCCTCAGGGCGTCCCAGAGCGTTTCTGCTCGTTGTGCAGAACCTGGCGGAGGCCCGCGCTACGGGTGGTCTGGTCGGCGGGTACGCGCTATTGGAAGCCCGCGGCGGCGAGATCCACCTGAAGACGGTTGCCTCGAACGTGCAGATCCCGCCGCTGCCGATCAAGGATTCCATTCCGATGCCCAAGTGGTATCGGAAGCGCTACGACAAGTTCGCTTCGCGCGCGTACTGGTCCAACTCCACGATGGAGCCGGACTTCCGCGTGACGGGGAAGGTTCTGGCCGGGCTCTTTGAGCGACAACATGGCCGGGCGGTGGACGGGGTCATCTCGGTGGACCCGATCGCTCTGCAGGACCTGCTGCGCGCAACCGGACCGATCGCAGGTTCCGACGGCGTTCGACTCGATGGGGACACCTTCGCAAGTTTCTTCATGAACGGCGCGTACGTGAAGTACCCATCTGGAGGGACGAACGGCGACCGGAAGCAGGTGTTTGAGCGACTGGCGGTCGATGTGTGGAAGGCCGCCCTGGAGCATCGGGATGCTGCCGCTTTGTTCCGCGCTTTGGCGGACACCGCACCGCGCAGGCATCTGATGGTGTGGCTTGCGGACGCGAGCGCCGAACGTGACGCGGAGCGCCTGGACATCGCCGGGTCGTTTCGTGCACCGGGATCGTCTATCGGCGTCGTCACGCAGAACGCCTCTGCCAGCAAGATCGAGTACTACCTGCGGCGGGCATTCTCTGTGCGCGCCCAGGTGCGCGCGGCGGAGGTGTCGTGGCGCGCGCGGATCAAACTGACGAACCACGCGCCGTCCGGCGGGTTGCCGAACGTGATTCTGGGTCCCGACATGGCCACTAGCCCGGGCGCTCCGCCGGGACAAAACCACGCCTACGTCAGCGTCTATGTTTCCCCGACCGCGCGCGTTCGCAGGTTTGTCTTCGCGGGAAAGCCCGTCGACTACACGGTCGAGCACGTGCCCGGCGCTACGGTGATCTCGGCGTTCGTAGATATTCCACCTCGGTCGTCCCGGATTGCGGACGTGTGGTGGACTGAGCCGCGCACGGCCGATTCCATTTCGCTGACCGTGATGCGGCAGCCCACGGTTGCCCCCGACCGGCTCTCGGTGGAGTTCACCGACGCC
- a CDS encoding Gfo/Idh/MocA family oxidoreductase, translating into MTRLRGAKYSVGIVGVGAIVLDIHLPVLLNRKDVRVLWVADIARPCVDKARSRFRVDAILIESGNLVDLPDVDAILLAAPVGARESYHRELTQRRSRIFLEKPFARTRDEARSIVSAYAGHTLICGFQRRHHPAFRKLRVLTNSGEFGAVKRIVVREGSRTMATGRSSDFRDNAAIAGGGILMDLGCHGIDLAFQLTESTSAEILEQRVLFDGGIDRDVSLRARMVGGPSEVELRVELSWLRELGREFRVEFERGALHVGTQPQDRLIVTRAQSEVNPEDLVLSPGPATTWEAISAMWSILLPEHGQPAACPNPTGYLPTVDLIEAIYTNARR; encoded by the coding sequence ATGACTCGCCTCCGTGGCGCGAAGTACTCAGTCGGCATTGTGGGCGTCGGCGCAATTGTGCTCGATATCCATCTTCCAGTGCTGTTGAACCGCAAAGATGTGCGCGTGCTGTGGGTCGCAGACATTGCGCGTCCCTGCGTTGACAAAGCCAGGAGCCGCTTCCGGGTGGATGCGATTCTCATCGAATCTGGCAATCTCGTCGACCTTCCCGACGTCGATGCCATTCTGTTAGCAGCGCCCGTAGGTGCACGTGAGTCCTACCACCGAGAACTGACCCAAAGGCGCAGCCGCATCTTCCTAGAGAAACCATTTGCTCGAACACGCGACGAAGCGCGCTCGATCGTGTCCGCGTACGCCGGCCACACGTTGATCTGCGGTTTCCAGCGCCGCCATCATCCTGCCTTCCGCAAGCTGCGGGTGCTGACGAACTCTGGGGAATTCGGAGCCGTGAAGCGGATTGTGGTGCGAGAGGGCTCGCGGACAATGGCCACAGGCAGATCATCAGATTTCCGTGACAATGCGGCCATCGCTGGCGGTGGGATTCTCATGGATCTCGGCTGCCACGGCATCGACTTGGCCTTCCAACTCACGGAATCAACTTCGGCCGAAATCCTGGAACAGCGAGTCCTGTTCGACGGCGGAATCGACCGCGACGTCTCGCTCCGCGCGCGCATGGTTGGTGGCCCCTCAGAGGTTGAACTCCGCGTGGAACTCAGCTGGCTGCGAGAATTGGGCCGGGAGTTCCGCGTCGAGTTCGAGAGGGGAGCACTCCACGTCGGCACGCAACCGCAAGACCGTCTCATCGTCACGCGCGCGCAAAGTGAAGTGAACCCAGAGGACCTCGTCCTCTCGCCCGGTCCGGCAACAACGTGGGAGGCGATATCCGCGATGTGGTCGATCCTTCTCCCCGAGCATGGACAACCTGCGGCCTGTCCGAATCCGACGGGCTACCTACCTACCGTCGATCTCATCGAGGCCATCTACACAAACGCAAGACGATGA
- a CDS encoding polysaccharide biosynthesis tyrosine autokinase, producing the protein MRDYFRIVWRARWLILACTVVAAGLFFWRAHTADPSYQATSRLFIGPRAVEQTDLSTAIEELNFSREFISSYAVLLRSRTLAERVVAKEHLDSSGSGLADRIQTRVVPDTRIIEVSVTDSSGRRAAVLANTVAETFVEMQQEFGGRAATNATVFEKALEPTIPLSPRPRRDGILGGILGGLLGVAIAFIRFQLDTRVRSREDVERALAPLPVLAEIPVVPADQAGRVLFLSKDPRSRQAEAFRKLRTNVQFLSVDKPVYRVLVTSPYTGDGKSTVAANLAAAMAAGALKTLLVDADLRRPTIDQYFDLKDKPGLTDVLMGTASPSQAIARISPYLGVMPSGPLPPNPAELLAGSRMVSVLDGLASGTDVIVFDTPPALPVTDAAALASRMDGVIVVLRAGRVTRDHARDAVQAFERVGIRVLGIVLNASGGEGSGRGGYYGDYYGYGAYKSADVPEVTEPIAVEAAGNGHSASVSVDLPAAEQQPVVADWDRPTT; encoded by the coding sequence TTGCGGGACTACTTCAGGATCGTCTGGCGCGCGCGCTGGCTGATCCTCGCTTGTACGGTGGTTGCTGCCGGACTCTTCTTCTGGCGGGCCCACACGGCGGATCCGAGTTATCAGGCCACGTCTCGTCTGTTTATCGGCCCGAGGGCCGTCGAGCAAACAGACCTATCGACCGCGATTGAAGAACTGAATTTCTCCCGGGAGTTCATATCCTCCTACGCCGTGCTGCTCCGAAGCCGGACACTGGCGGAGCGGGTCGTTGCGAAGGAACATCTGGATTCGTCTGGGAGTGGACTGGCGGATCGGATTCAAACCCGGGTTGTTCCCGACACTCGGATCATTGAGGTCTCGGTAACCGACAGTAGCGGCCGCAGGGCTGCCGTCCTTGCGAACACTGTTGCTGAGACGTTCGTCGAGATGCAGCAGGAGTTCGGGGGCCGCGCGGCAACCAACGCGACCGTGTTCGAGAAGGCGTTGGAGCCGACGATTCCGCTCAGTCCGCGGCCTCGGCGCGACGGCATTCTGGGCGGCATTCTCGGCGGACTTCTGGGCGTGGCAATCGCGTTCATCCGCTTCCAGTTGGACACACGCGTGCGCAGTCGCGAGGACGTGGAGCGCGCGCTCGCGCCCTTGCCGGTACTTGCGGAAATCCCCGTCGTGCCTGCCGACCAAGCGGGCAGGGTTCTGTTCCTGTCGAAGGATCCGCGTTCGCGACAAGCGGAGGCGTTCCGGAAACTGCGTACCAACGTGCAGTTCCTCTCGGTGGACAAGCCCGTCTACCGCGTCTTGGTTACCAGCCCCTACACCGGCGACGGCAAGAGCACGGTTGCGGCGAACCTCGCGGCGGCCATGGCGGCCGGCGCGCTCAAGACGCTTTTGGTGGACGCGGACTTGCGCCGCCCGACGATTGATCAGTACTTCGATCTGAAGGACAAGCCCGGTCTGACGGACGTGCTGATGGGGACGGCGTCGCCGAGTCAGGCCATCGCGAGGATCTCGCCGTACCTCGGCGTGATGCCGTCGGGACCGTTGCCGCCGAACCCTGCGGAGTTGCTCGCGGGGAGCCGCATGGTCTCGGTTCTGGACGGCCTGGCGTCGGGCACCGACGTGATCGTGTTCGACACGCCGCCCGCGTTGCCGGTGACCGACGCCGCCGCGCTGGCTTCGCGAATGGACGGCGTCATCGTGGTCTTGCGCGCCGGTCGTGTTACGCGCGACCACGCGCGCGACGCGGTCCAGGCGTTTGAGCGGGTCGGCATCCGCGTCCTGGGCATCGTGTTGAACGCCAGCGGGGGCGAGGGTTCAGGTCGAGGCGGCTACTACGGGGACTACTACGGCTACGGCGCTTACAAGAGCGCGGACGTGCCGGAGGTTACCGAACCGATCGCGGTTGAAGCGGCGGGTAACGGACACAGCGCGTCGGTGTCGGTGGACCTGCCCGCGGCCGAGCAGCAGCCTGTTGTAGCGGATTGGGATCGGCCGACCACGTAG
- a CDS encoding NAD(P)-dependent oxidoreductase, producing the protein MTGRVAIVGANGRIGGELALRLSGRENLDVVGICRNPSGSAFLRLCGVTCRHADVADPAQAKAALADCDVVFQLAYRAPRSRSEALANRAVVRNCVVSAPAGAHVITASTIMVYAPEIALRVPDAYGWEKLSLERVARRGAIGTSRLLTILRIGHALGPLQPQSVEIMTALRHGSVMLPDCGARPSNTVFVATLADAVARAAVGALSTGTFDAVTSPQWTWANVFRHHAEEGHYVSQLVGGDTSSSLRDLVRSRARIILALAPDALAERAYGLHLRRRASYQPTTRARRIEDRPHVTPATGWRAVGSQALPGILDPREALLRYPLSDLSWADIVPRAGWSLRTHGSRGDGERE; encoded by the coding sequence ATGACCGGGCGCGTGGCGATCGTTGGGGCCAACGGGAGGATCGGGGGCGAGCTTGCCCTGCGCCTGAGCGGTCGCGAGAACCTCGATGTCGTTGGGATCTGCAGGAACCCCTCAGGTTCGGCATTCCTGCGCCTATGCGGCGTGACCTGTCGCCACGCCGATGTCGCAGACCCGGCTCAAGCGAAGGCTGCTCTGGCCGACTGTGACGTCGTCTTCCAGCTTGCGTACCGTGCGCCGCGCAGCAGGTCGGAGGCTCTCGCGAACCGAGCCGTCGTGCGCAACTGCGTGGTTTCCGCCCCGGCGGGGGCCCACGTCATTACCGCAAGCACAATCATGGTCTATGCCCCCGAGATCGCCCTGCGGGTACCGGACGCCTACGGTTGGGAAAAGCTGAGCCTCGAGCGCGTCGCTCGCCGCGGCGCTATCGGCACCAGTAGGCTTCTAACAATCCTGCGAATCGGCCACGCGCTCGGCCCGCTCCAACCCCAGTCTGTCGAGATCATGACCGCACTGCGGCACGGTAGCGTGATGCTCCCAGACTGCGGTGCGCGCCCGTCGAACACTGTGTTTGTTGCGACACTGGCGGACGCGGTTGCTCGCGCGGCGGTTGGGGCACTTTCCACCGGCACTTTCGACGCAGTCACTTCCCCTCAGTGGACTTGGGCGAACGTCTTTCGCCATCACGCCGAGGAGGGCCACTATGTCAGCCAACTCGTCGGAGGGGACACATCCTCTTCGCTCAGAGACTTGGTTCGCTCCCGGGCGCGCATCATCCTGGCGCTCGCTCCTGACGCGCTGGCCGAGCGCGCGTACGGACTGCACCTCCGGAGAAGAGCCTCTTACCAACCGACGACGCGAGCCCGGCGCATCGAAGACCGACCCCATGTGACGCCGGCCACCGGATGGCGAGCAGTGGGCAGTCAAGCGCTTCCCGGAATCCTGGATCCCCGCGAGGCACTGCTACGCTATCCGCTATCCGACCTGTCCTGGGCAGACATCGTCCCAAGGGCTGGCTGGTCCCTTCGGACCCATGGCTCACGAGGTGATGGCGAACGCGAGTAA
- a CDS encoding glycosyltransferase family 4 protein translates to MTPPRRHRVLTVLLDVPVPPVTGLHLRQVANLRLIRALGCESHAFVFSTADRSDIQSLASLCDGVVDAGPRHEYENIPVTQRIALRAGMALGALCGRPSAVYPFSIPYDLAGARAKLVEAVGETRIDVVVLPTSLLHLAPAIAQQGVSVIGDAVDVLSQLTRKLLSYGRGSPARIPGLLVNHAASRTQERLFLPACDEIWATTSTEALEFRRLLPSARVFVTGNTIDEHEVEPLNTRVVGPVGFIGTYSSRPNLDAATYLVDRVFPPLRAARPQTRLALAGAGLPTDLAKRFRSIPGVEVLGPVPDSAAFLRSCSVLAFPIHVRGGLPLKLVEGFACGRPVVGTSRLIDGLPVRPGEDLLVADEPEAFADHVRRILEDHHLAVRLGHNGRRVFETEFSFGASLKRARSESLLGRDPSPEPGEQPRPYSGGGS, encoded by the coding sequence ATGACTCCACCACGCCGCCATCGCGTTCTAACAGTTCTGCTCGACGTTCCCGTTCCGCCGGTAACGGGCCTCCATCTTCGACAGGTCGCCAACCTGCGTCTCATCCGCGCTCTCGGATGCGAGAGCCATGCCTTCGTGTTCTCCACAGCCGATCGGTCAGACATCCAATCGCTTGCCAGCCTCTGCGACGGCGTTGTTGACGCAGGACCAAGGCACGAATACGAGAACATCCCAGTTACTCAACGTATCGCGCTGCGTGCCGGGATGGCCCTCGGCGCGCTCTGCGGACGCCCCTCGGCGGTCTACCCCTTCTCGATTCCCTACGACCTGGCCGGCGCGCGTGCGAAGCTCGTTGAGGCCGTTGGAGAAACGCGAATCGACGTTGTCGTGCTCCCCACGTCGCTCCTCCACCTCGCTCCCGCTATTGCGCAGCAAGGGGTTTCCGTAATCGGTGATGCGGTAGACGTCCTGTCGCAACTCACGCGGAAGTTGCTCTCATACGGTCGGGGATCACCCGCCCGAATTCCCGGCCTGCTCGTCAACCATGCGGCAAGCAGGACTCAAGAGCGGCTGTTTCTGCCCGCGTGCGACGAAATATGGGCGACAACTTCCACAGAGGCCCTTGAGTTTCGGCGACTCCTCCCATCCGCTCGCGTGTTCGTCACCGGAAACACCATTGACGAACACGAAGTGGAACCCCTCAACACCCGGGTTGTAGGTCCCGTTGGTTTCATCGGAACCTACTCCTCCCGACCGAACCTGGACGCTGCAACCTATCTCGTAGACAGGGTGTTTCCCCCGTTGCGCGCCGCCCGGCCACAGACTCGCCTGGCGCTGGCGGGCGCCGGGTTGCCCACCGACCTGGCGAAACGCTTCAGGTCCATTCCCGGAGTTGAAGTCCTCGGTCCAGTTCCAGACTCAGCGGCCTTCCTTCGCTCGTGCTCTGTGCTTGCGTTTCCAATTCATGTGCGAGGCGGCCTGCCGTTGAAACTCGTTGAGGGCTTCGCCTGCGGTCGCCCGGTCGTCGGAACATCCAGGCTCATTGACGGCCTTCCCGTCCGTCCCGGCGAAGACCTTCTGGTCGCGGACGAACCCGAGGCATTCGCCGATCACGTCAGACGGATTCTCGAGGACCACCATCTTGCCGTACGCCTGGGACACAACGGCCGGCGAGTGTTCGAGACCGAGTTTTCTTTTGGGGCATCCCTCAAGCGGGCGCGCTCGGAAAGCTTGCTCGGCAGAGATCCGTCTCCTGAACCTGGCGAGCAGCCTAGACCTTATTCAGGCGGCGGATCATGA